CTGATCCCTACGGTTTTGCCCAAGAAGTACGCCCGAAAACCGCCTCGATCGTGGCTAATTTAGATAGCTATACTTGGGATGATAGCGATTGGATGGAAAAACGCCGCCATAGCGATCCTTTAACTCAACCGGTTTCCGTTTACGAATTACACCTCGGTTCTTGGCTGCACGCTTCTAGTGCCGAACCTCCCCGTTTACTTGCCGGGTCCGGGGAAGCGGTTCCCGTGTCGGAATGGAACACTGGGGCGCGTTTTTTGAGTTACTACGAGTTAGCCGAAAAACTGATTCCCTACGTTAAAGAATTAGGTTACACCCATATCGAATTATTACCGATCGCCGAGCATCCCTTTGATGGTTCTTGGGGTTATCAAGTGACGGGTTATTTTGCCCCCACCAGTCGCTACGGCAATCCTGAAGATTTTATGTATTTTATCGATCAATGTCACCAAAATGGCCTTGGTGTGCTAGTGGATTGGGTCCCCGGTCACTTCCCCAAAGATGGCCACGGGTTAGCTTTCTTTGATGGTACTCATCTTTATGAACACGGCGACCCGCGCAAAGGGGAACACAAGGAATGGGGAACCTTAATTTTTAACTATGGTCGCAACGAGGTCAGAAATTTCCTGGTGGCTAATGCCCTATTTTGGTTCGATAAGTACCATATTGATGGTATTCGCGTGGACGCGGTGGCTTCTATGCTCTATCTCGATTATTGTCGTAAAGATGGGGAATGGGTGGCTAACGAGTACGGTGGCCGGGAAAATTTAGAGGCCGCGGAATTCCTGCGTCAAGTCAATCATGTAATTTTTAGCTATTTCCCCGGAATTCTCTCTATTGCCGAAGAATCCACCGCTTGGCCGATGGTATCCTGGCCCACCTATATGGGCGGTTTAGGCTTTAATTTAAAGTGGAATATGGGCTGGATGCACGATATGCTCGATTATTTCGGCATGGATCCCTGGTTCCGTCAATTCCATCAAAATAATGTCACTTTTAGTATGTGGTATAACCACAGCGAGAATTATATGCTGGCTTTGTCCCACGATGAAGTGGTTCACGGCAAAAGTAATATGATTGGCAAAATGCCGGGGGATGAGTGGCAAAAATTTGCCAATGTCCGGGCATTATTTAGTTATATGTTTACCCACCCCGGCAAGAAAACCATGTTTATGAGCATGGAATTTGGTCAGTGGAGTGAGTGGAATGTTTGGGGTGATTTGGAGTGGGGTCTTTTGCAGCATCAACCCCATCAACAGCTAAAACGCTTTTTCTCGGATTTGAACGCCACCTATAAGAGTGAACCTGCTTTATATACCCAGGATTTTGGTCAGGATGGCTTTGAGTGGATCGACTGTAGTGATAATAGTCATAGCGTCGTTTCTTTCCTGCGCTGGAGCAAAAATTGGCAGGAGTTTCTGGTGGTGGTCTGTAATTTTACTCCCCAACCCCACAGCCATTATCGCGTTGGTGTACCCCATCCCGGTTTTTATCAGGAAATCTTTAACAGCGATGCGGGTAAATATGGCGGTAGTAATATGGGCAACCTCGGCGGTAAATGGTCGGAGGAATGGTCCTATCATAGCCGTCCCTACTCGATTGATCTCTGTTTACCACCTTTAGGGGTTTTAGTTCTCAAAATCAGTCCTAATGCTTCTGGGGAATAGGTAAGTGGGGTGTAGGGTATGGGGTGTGGGGTGTGGGGTGTGGGAAGTGGGGGAATGGGGGAATTCAACTAAAACCCTAACACCCTAACACCCTAAAACCCCAACACCCAACCCCTAACAAAAAAATTTAGAGGTCATCTTGCGGAAAGTGGCCTCTTTTTTGGCTGAATTTTCCAGAAACTATTAAGTTGTTAGATTAGCGAGCAGTGTTTGCACCCATTCTTGAGCGAGTTCTTCCACGTTACCATTACTGTCGAGATGGCTAAGAATATATTTTTGTCGTTGGTGAGCTAATTCAGCGAGACTACCGATATGAACAAAACTTTCTGGTAAACGATCATTCTCAAAGGAATATTGACCGACGTGGATAAACCGGCATTCTAAGGCGAAAATTAATCAGGGGGAGAAACTGGTTAACCATTTTTCATCTCCCTTAATATTTCCTTACTTTTTCGTTAATATTTATGGTAGCAAAGCCATTAGATGGTCTGAACAGGTAGTCGATCATCGCAACCATAAACAAGCAAAAGTTTCTGTATATTTGGTTACTAAATAATACAGATTTGCCCTGGATGCAGCCCGGGGAAAAGCCGGTCAAAAACTAACCCATCAGGATCACCGTATCGATGACGTGGATGACACCATTATCCGCCTCGATATTACCTGCGACAACCGTGGCATTTTTCACCTCAAAACCTTCGCTACAATCGATGGGAATCGGTGAACCCTCCAGAGAAGTCACTACAGCCAATTTCGCCAAATCTTCCTGCATATATTTGCCCGCAACGACGTGATAGGTGAGAATTCGGGTTAATTGGGGGATATTCTGCACTAGGGTTGTAATCGTCCCGGGGGGCAATTTGGCAAAAGCTTCATCGGTGGGGGCAAAAACCGTGAACGGGCCAGGACTTTTTAGGGCGTCCACGAGATTAGCGGCTTGTACCGCCGTCACTAGAGTTTTAAAATTATCGGCACTGACCGCAATATCGACAATATCTGCCATAAACTTGACTCGATCCTCAAAAAAATCATCTATTTCAGATTTTAAACTTAATCTTGTCCCAAAGATCTAAAATCCAAAATCCAAAAACATTTCAAGTTTGTCGATGCTTTAAGTTCTACTGCTAGTGGTCTGTCAAGATGTTATTGACGGATACAATCTTTTTAATTTAATTCGGGCATCTTCAGTGGTAAATCGCCAATCTACAGGAGCAGAATTTTCATTTCTGCGTTTTTCCCCAGCTGCTACTTCTTCTGTTAAGATTTCCTTGTCTTCAATACGCCGATCAAGGCACTGTCGGCTTAAAACACTCAACTCAATTTCAGCCATATTTAACCAACTTCCATGTTTAGGAGTATAATGAAACTCCAATTTATCCAGAATGCGTCTTGCTTCGACTGGGGTAAAAGCTTGATAAAGAGATGCTTTGACATGAGTATTCGGATTATCTTGAACTACTTTAATTTTCTTGGCTTGAGGATGACGTTGAGCAACTAATTGACATCCTCGCCGCCGTAAAACGGACGGCGATTCCTCACCACGCCACTTTTTTAGGGTGGTCGCTGAATGGGGTTGACGCTTCACCGAAAAACGCTTAATTGCTTAAGTCTGACTCTTTCTCCACGTCCGTTTTGAGTGTCCGAATGCCCTCCGGCCACTTTGAACAAGTCGAAAAAATCTAATGTTCAACCTTATTTCCTAGAAAGTTTTACTCGTTCAAGGCCGAATTTGAATTCTTTTCTGAACAAAACCCCCTACTATCTGTTGTCAAGGTTCAGTTTTTAGCTTGGTTATCGCTTTTTTATTCTAGCTTAAAGCCGTCCTAAAAGGACGGGGTTTTAACCCAAATTTTCGATAACGTCAGTTGGGGATAAGGGTGGAAAGAAAAGGCGGGGGCCAGTAAGCTGAAAAATATATAAACTCAGCACCCCCAACCCATCTATGTCTAGTCGAGAAGCTCTTTTCTGTCATGTCGACGACGGATGCCGTGTATTTGAACCTAAATTAGAACAGACAAGGCTTTGGCCCGATAATAAAGCTCGTAAACGTGGCAAAATCTTGACTTTAAGCGAAATTATGACCATCTTGATCCCCTCCCGACTCCCGACTCCTAACCCCACCAATAAACTTTTTCAGCAGACCCTAGTTACAAGATAACTTTGATCTGGCTAATAACTGATAACTGATGACTGATGACTGATGACTGATTAAAGACAGTTTTGCTGCCAGAGTAGTTCTTTTTCGATTCCCTGTTTTTCTCCGGGAGGGACTGTCCTTTCCCGCATAATATAAAGTTGCAGGGATTTAATCTGTTGATCACTACCGTGCTGCTGATTCCAGTTTTGACAGAGATACTGACCAAACTCTCCATAAACTGACCGACCGATAGCTCGATTAAGATTAATAAAATATTGTCGCCACTGCATGGTTTTATACAAATGATTGCGATCGCTTTCCGTGGGTTTATCCCAAATTACCGGCTGTCCTTCCCTAAATATATCCACCGTGGAACCATCGGCTAATTGACTGACTGCCACAAACCAAGCATCATCGCGAGGCGGACCAGGAGCAAAAATAGTCCAATATTGGTCTAAACGGGTAACTCTTGCCAAAATATCAATTGTATTAAAAGTACGACGGGTGAGCAAGCGATCGAGGGATTGAACTAAAGGTGTATTTAAATCGCCCCTATCGACCGATTGCCGGACAAAACTGCGTAAATTCCAGATACTGGTCAACAATAAGAAGAAAATTACCAAAATATTTAAAGGTAAAGAGGATTTAATCGTCAGGGGACGAAACTTGAGCGGTTTGGTGAAATTGCCCATAAAACGACGATGGGAGGCAATCCACTCATAAATTCTCGTTCCCAGGGCCATGAGGAGCGGTAAACGCAAAATTGGCTCTAAAAACCAGAAAATTGGCGAAAGACTGACAATATAAACCACTGCTGACCATTTAAACCGACGTTTTCCCTGCCAATCTTCCACCACCCAAGAATTTTGGGCCACCATATCCTCGTATATTGAGGGGTTATCCTGAGCGACTAACAGGGGAGTGCCGGGTAAAATAAGAAAAGTGCGGAGAAGATGAACAACTTTTTTGCAAAATCCACAATCTCGATCATAATTAATCCTTAAACCTTCTCTTTCTGGGTTTCTCATCCGTTTTTGTCCCCAATCCCAGACAAGACTAGGGATGATGGGCAACCAATGGGTAATACTCAAAAACGGGAAAATTCCCAGATGAAAACTGAGACCAAAACCGATATGTAAGAGAATAAACGAAAGAATAGCGACTATTTTGAAGAAACTATTGCGAAAGGGGATAAAAATTAGCAGTGGACCCACCCATTCAAAGATTAAGGCTGAAAAGGTGAGGATTTTTAGTAATTGTGGCGGTAAAGATAGTAAGAAACCGGCAAAAGCAGTACCGTATTGATCGTAACTGAGAGAGTAATAAACGGCTGTACCGTCGGGCCACCAAGTCTCACTTTTGGTTTTAAAGGCCGCTGACCACATATAGATGTAACACACCTGTATCATAAAAGCCACCGTGGCAGCCGAAACCACACGCTTGGGTAAGGGGTTAGGATTGGTGTTTAAGGCACTTTCCACGGAATAACAGGCGCCGAGAGGTAAAAACATCGCCCAGAATAATACTGCCCGGATTACGTCATCGGCGGCAAATAGTAACAGGGGGTTGCGATGATGTAAAGAGACGATTAGCGCCCAAGTGGCGATCGTGACTAAACGGGTATGATAGCCAATTAGAAGCAATAATGCCATCCCTATAGCCACAATAAACAGGATACTCTGCACCAGTACCGAGTCACTGAGAGCAAAAATCGACCAGTAAAAAGGACTAGCAGAGACTTTCGATAAGCTTTCTAGTGGTAAAACCCCTAATTCGCTGTAATGGGCAGTTACTTGGCTAAAACGAACCGATAAATCTACTAAAACCACTAACGCCAAGGCAATGCGAAATAAAGCCAGCGATCGCAGGTCAAACCCGAAAATCTCTGCCAGTCTTTGTCTAAATGATTTTGCCATTATCGCCATAGGATGATGATTGCCTCCACTTCTTCAATAAACCTACTTTATAGCAAGTAAAAAGGCCAAAGGCAAAAGAAAGCTGTCGGCCTTATCAGTTATCAGTTATCAGTTATCAGTTATCAGTTATCAGTTATCAGTGAGTAGTATGTATTAAGTGAGCATCATTAGACATCTCCAAAAATTATAACCCAGTCACAGCTTGCTTTTGGTCTATGTACTAACTAAGCAGTTCAATGGCTGTAATGTATATCTATCGTTGCTAATTCAATTTTACTGAAAAAATATGAGGCAATTAAAATAATTTTTATTCAGGTAGATTCCTTAACTAGAAATACTTTTGGTCTTGGGATAATATTAGGTCGAGGTCTATTGGCAGTAACAGTGCTGTTTTTTCACTGATTACTGATTGCTGTTTACTGATCACTGATCATCGGGACGGGGAAGAATTGATCGGGGGTAAAGAAGGAGAAATTTCACCACCTCGATCGAATATTTCCAGATTCCATTGACCAAAACGATTACTTTCAAAAGCAATAAAACGACCGTTACCACTAATCGTCGGACGACGCACTTCTCCTAAAATATTGTCGGTGATATTTTTTGCTTGCAGAGTTTGTCGATCATAAATATATATATCGGGTTTACCGGACTGTTCCGATACATAAACAATATAGCGACCATCGGCACTAATATCCGGTTGATCTTGATAGGTTTTTGCTTGATTTAACCCGGGTAGGGGAACTAAACGATTAGCCACTCGATCGAATAAATAAATCGTTCGTTGACCCCTGCGATCGGAGGCAAAGACCAGATAACGACCATCGTAGTTAAAACGGGGATTATCTTCAGAGGAAGGAGTATTTAAAGTATTTCCTAAAAGCTGTTGGGGAGGGGTGACAAAACCCGCATCACTACATCCCCCCAGACTGATGATATTAACCGCAAGCAAAAGTCCCAGAAGTTTAGGAAACCTGATCATCGGTCGCTGCTGGGGAAGGAAGGATACAACAATTAATATCATCAAGACAAACTTTACCCCAATGCAATGCCCAGCGCACCAATTCCACCCGATTATCGGTTTTTGTTTTTGTCAAGATATTGCTAATATGATTATCGACGGTACGCTTACTAATCTCTAGCTTTTCCGAGATTTCTTGATTAGTTAAACCATTAGCCACCAAATCGAGTATTTCTAGCTCTCGATCGGATAATGAAGCGGCTGTTTGAAACTTCCCAGCAGACATGAGTATAATTCCTCTAGTATATCTACTTATCATTCTAGAAGAAATTTTTCTCCTAGGAATCGATAATCAGTAATCAGTGATCAGTAATCAGTGAAAATACAGCACTGTTACTGCCATTTGATGATGCACACTTAATACATACTGCTCACTGAATACTCAAAACCTGACAGGAGGACAAACTGGCTGAACTCCTTACAGCACAGGCTTTTTGGGGTGTTCGAGCCAAAAAGTTCGATGCAGCTGATCCCCCGTTGTTGATAAAGATTTCTAGTAAGTTCGCC
This portion of the Microcystis aeruginosa NIES-2549 genome encodes:
- a CDS encoding helix-turn-helix domain-containing protein translates to MSAGKFQTAASLSDRELEILDLVANGLTNQEISEKLEISKRTVDNHISNILTKTKTDNRVELVRWALHWGKVCLDDINCCILPSPAATDDQVS
- a CDS encoding TolB family protein; the protein is MIRFPKLLGLLLAVNIISLGGCSDAGFVTPPQQLLGNTLNTPSSEDNPRFNYDGRYLVFASDRRGQRTIYLFDRVANRLVPLPGLNQAKTYQDQPDISADGRYIVYVSEQSGKPDIYIYDRQTLQAKNITDNILGEVRRPTISGNGRFIAFESNRFGQWNLEIFDRGGEISPSLPPINSSPSR
- the glgB gene encoding 1,4-alpha-glucan branching enzyme, whose protein sequence is MSIVVSPEQVHQIVNNLHHDPFEVLGAHPLEEEGKVNKWVVRAYLPKTTAAWVILPSQRQEYPMTTAYHPHFFECVIDIGELNNYQLRIQEGEQERVIYDSYAFRSAKLSDFDLHLFGEGNHHRIYEKLGAHLAEIEGIKGVYFAVWAPNARNVSIIGDFNSWDGRDHQMRKRNNMVWELFIPEIGVGTKYKYEIKNWEGHIYEKSDPYGFAQEVRPKTASIVANLDSYTWDDSDWMEKRRHSDPLTQPVSVYELHLGSWLHASSAEPPRLLAGSGEAVPVSEWNTGARFLSYYELAEKLIPYVKELGYTHIELLPIAEHPFDGSWGYQVTGYFAPTSRYGNPEDFMYFIDQCHQNGLGVLVDWVPGHFPKDGHGLAFFDGTHLYEHGDPRKGEHKEWGTLIFNYGRNEVRNFLVANALFWFDKYHIDGIRVDAVASMLYLDYCRKDGEWVANEYGGRENLEAAEFLRQVNHVIFSYFPGILSIAEESTAWPMVSWPTYMGGLGFNLKWNMGWMHDMLDYFGMDPWFRQFHQNNVTFSMWYNHSENYMLALSHDEVVHGKSNMIGKMPGDEWQKFANVRALFSYMFTHPGKKTMFMSMEFGQWSEWNVWGDLEWGLLQHQPHQQLKRFFSDLNATYKSEPALYTQDFGQDGFEWIDCSDNSHSVVSFLRWSKNWQEFLVVVCNFTPQPHSHYRVGVPHPGFYQEIFNSDAGKYGGSNMGNLGGKWSEEWSYHSRPYSIDLCLPPLGVLVLKISPNASGE
- a CDS encoding fasciclin domain-containing protein; translated protein: MADIVDIAVSADNFKTLVTAVQAANLVDALKSPGPFTVFAPTDEAFAKLPPGTITTLVQNIPQLTRILTYHVVAGKYMQEDLAKLAVVTSLEGSPIPIDCSEGFEVKNATVVAGNIEADNGVIHVIDTVILMG